A stretch of Pseudophryne corroboree isolate aPseCor3 chromosome 9, aPseCor3.hap2, whole genome shotgun sequence DNA encodes these proteins:
- the LOC134957074 gene encoding putative nuclease HARBI1, with amino-acid sequence MYAPACVMSIYIAAEALPPQPTPALPPQPQAPQPQPAPHQPRQRRRARPPIFRTRVLLFGMPDDVVVRRYRLPPHLILDTLSIIESDLESEIRYPTAIPPLTQFLAVLHFLATASYQHVVGDLVGMSQGQFSKVLRRVCQAFLKRVKQFIDMPLDVGALDVVKRQFAEGGSRFPHVIGVVDGTHVAIQPPRHNEEIFRNRKLFHSLNVMVVCGPSLQILSLTAKFTGSSHDAYVIRQSGIWQRLRSSQRADMWLLGDRGYPCTPWLMTPYRNPRPGPQMAFNSALTATRQLVERTIGVLKGRFRVLHRTGGDIMYSPEMASKIVVLCAILHNIAVRSSVELPQAEELPDEEPGVGPRFGGGSVTRRGSQVRARIVAEYFRYSVFIFYICRNNTTQYAYVF; translated from the exons atgtacgctcctgca tgtgtgatgtcaatatatattgcagcagaagccctacctccccaacccacgccagcactcccaccccaaccgcaagccccacaaccacagccggctcctcatcaaccaaggcaacggaggcgtgctaggccaccaattttccgaacccgtgtcctactttttgggatgccagatgatgtggtggtgcgtagataccggctgccaccacatctaatcctagacactctctccataatagagagtgatctggagtctgaaattcggtatcctacagcaataccaccattgacacaattccttgcagtgttacattttttggctacagcctcatatcagcatgttgtgggagacctggttggcatgtcgcagggccagttcagtaaggtcctgcggcgtgtctgccaggctttcctaaagcgggtgaagcagttcattgatatgcctttggatgttggtgccctagatgtggtgaagcggcaatttgcggaaggtggtagtcgcttcccacatgttattggggttgtggatggcacacatgttgctattcagccaccaagacataatgaagaaatttttagaaacaggaaactgtttcattctctgaatgtaatggttgtttgtgggccatccctccagatcctttccctgactgcaaagtttactggaagttcccatgatgcatatgtcattagacaatcagggatatggcagagattaagatcaagtcaacgagcagacatgtggttattgg gagaccgtggatatccttgcaccccctggctcatgactccttaccgtaatcccaggccaggaccacagatggcatttaactccgcgcttactgccactaggcagctggtggagcgcacaattggtgtccttaaagggcggtttcgtgtgctccaccgcactggtggcgacatcatgtattcgccggagatggcaagtaaaatagtggtcctgtgcgcaatactacataatatcgcggtaaggagtagtgtagagcttcctcaggcagaggaattgcctgatgaggagccaggggttggtccacgcttcggtggggggagtgtgacacggagggggagccaagtgagggcaagaattgttgcagaatatttcaggtatagtgtttttatattttatatttgcagaaataatacaacacagtatgcttatgttttttaa